One part of the Lycium ferocissimum isolate CSIRO_LF1 chromosome 8, AGI_CSIRO_Lferr_CH_V1, whole genome shotgun sequence genome encodes these proteins:
- the LOC132066346 gene encoding uncharacterized protein LOC132066346, whose amino-acid sequence MRYVASIVSDNLENEGEDDDETDPEDLDYDSEQIGCFLAQRKQEVTEHLIEYKEIHSGVTRVRQFICLISKDKGREGCRVKTLNTKHDCNDKFKNNRVDYLTIAHYFKRKLQDDPKYKVREMRADLQAAFNLNATYGKCKRAKRIILEKLEGNFNDDYNKLEGYAKTLRGSNLGSDVVINLSKEALLQGKRKFLRMYICFQALKMGYRDGLRPFIGLDGTFLKGKAKGQLLVALRQDNQTHFYPLAWAVVDKETKRSWTWLMEHLKASLELNMGEGVTFISDM is encoded by the exons ATGCGGTACGTAGCTTCGATTGTTAGTGATAATCTTGAAAATGAAGGggaggatgatgatgaaacTGATCCTGAGGATTTGGACTATGACTCTGAACAAATAGGTTGCTTTCTGGcacaaagaaaacaagaagtTACTGAACACCTTATTGAGTATAAAGAGATACATAGTG GTGTGACAAGGGTACGCCAATTTATTTGTCTAATATCCAAGGACAAAGGCAGGGAGGGCTGTAGAGTGAAGACATTAAATACAAAACATGATTGCAATGATAAATTTAAGAACAATAGGGTTGATTATTTAACCATTGCACACTACTTCAAGAGGAAGTTGCAAGATGATCCTAAGTACAAAGTGAGAGAGATGAGGGCTGATTTGCAAGCTGCCTTTAACCTTAATGCTACTTATGGTAAGTGTAAAAGGGCAAAGAGAATTATCTTGGAGAAGCTGGAAGGCAATTTCAATGATGATTACAACAAGTTGGAGGGTTATGCCAAAACTTTGAGGGGTAGTAATCTTGGATCTGATGTGGTTATTAACTTATCCAAAGAGGCACTACTTCAAGGCAAAAGAAAATTCCTTAGAATGTACATTTGTTTCCAGGCCCTAAAGATGGGATACAGAGATGGTTTGAGGCCATTTATTGGACTTGATGGCACTTTCTTGAAAGGGAAAGCAAAAGGCCAACTGTTAGTGGCTCTTAGGCAAGACAACCAGACCCATTTCTATCCTCTAGCATGGGCAGTTGTTGATAAAGAAACAAAGAGGAGTTGGACCTGGCTTATGGAGCATCTGAAGGCTTCATTGGAGCTGAATATGGGAGAAGGAGTTACATTTATCTCAGACATGTAG